Proteins encoded within one genomic window of Humulus lupulus chromosome 1, drHumLupu1.1, whole genome shotgun sequence:
- the LOC133779054 gene encoding uncharacterized protein LOC133779054, translating to MVKTKNANRPFRPPPPPASSPSLSVAIVPIQPSPPSPTGSPPVRSPSPSSSSTTGSPLSPKGMSSPLSSFPKRFTRSSLASSSPSTPLSSPNPSKPSTSKPTPSSKRKAPPSSPTPQPKRPKKTSRAPAASSVPPITITLHHSQPTHPFCLDHKLLRYRDEVSQRKLWFEYNVVIDDFPLHKALIESRGWLNTVTNLTTPCPTLVREFYANNYKRIINENSALKYRAYIRGKRFPFSSSIMFRVLSVRKELSPDFNPKFTPSKLEMAVSLTGSDSFEWGNGDLPVPTLSHFYKVFHRTALNNWFPNTHTTSITTEIGKFLFVVGTGVSIDLPALIFGKIVDAALATGTRNVLPFPCLVHQIALRGGPTLTLHDVPLAVPSFGKSCKALKSKQVLPPTSVHSRSIFSNSSCICYYDQRPCSFQLASSICKSICSL from the coding sequence atggtgaaaaCCAAAAATGCCAATCGGCCTTTTCGGCCTCCCCCTCCTCCGGCGTCTTCTCCGTCCCTATCCGTGGCCATTGTTCCCATTCAGCCGTCGCCTCCTTCACCCACGGGTTCGCCTCCAGTACGGTCACCCTCACCATCGTCCTCCTCCACCACGGGTTCGCCTCTTTCACCCAAAGGTATGAGCTCTCCACTTAGTTCATTTCCTAAACGTTTTACTAGGTCGTCTCTTGCCTCGTCCAGTCCATCCACCCCACTGTCCTCACCCAATCCCTCCAAACCCTCCACATCCAAACCCACCCCATCATCGAAAAGAAAAGCACCTCCGTCTTCACCAACGCCTCAGCCTAAGcgacccaagaaaacttctaggGCTCCAGCTGCATCCTCTGTCCCTCCAATCACTATCACTCTCCACCATAGTCAGCCTACCCATCCTTTTTGCTTGGACCATAAACTACTGCGTTATAGGGATGAGGTTTCTCAGAGAAAATTGTGGTTTGAATACAATGTTGTTATTGATGATTTTCCCCTCCATAAAGCCTTAATAGAATCTCGGGGGTGGCTCAACACTGTTACCAATCTCACAACACCTTGTCCGACACTTGTCCGTGAGTTCTATGCCAATAATTATAAAAGGATCATTAATGAAAATAGTGCTCTCAAGTACCGAGCCTACATTCGGGGTAAacgttttcctttttcttcctcaaTTATGTTCAGGGTGTTGTCTGTTCGAAAAGAGTTGTCTCCTGACTTTAATCCTAAATTTACACCGTCTAAGCTTGAAATGGCGGTTTCTCTAACTGGTTCTGATTCTTTTGAATGGGGTAATGGTGATCTGCCTGTTCCGACTCTATCTCATTTTTACAAGGTGTTTCATCGCACTGCCTTGAATAACTGGTTTCCAAATACGCATACCACTTCCATCACAACTGAGATTGGTAAGTTCTTATTTGTTGTTGGTACTGGGGTCTCTATTGATTTGCCTGCCCTTATTTTTGGAAAGATTGTGGATGCTGCTTTAGCCACGGGAACAAGGAATGTTCTCCCGTTTCCTTGCCTAGTTCATCAAATTGCCTTAAGAGGTGGTCCAACACTGACTCTTCATGACGTGCCTTTAGCTGTTCCATCCTTTGGAAAGTCTTGCAAAGCTCTTAAGTCCAAACAGGTTCTGCCTCCTACTTCCGTCCACTCCAGATCCATCTTCTCAAACTCCAGTTGCATCTGTTACTACGATCAAAGACCTTGCTCCTTCCAGTTGGCAAGTTCAATTTGTAAATCGATTTGCAGCCTTTGA